In Microbacterium foliorum, the following proteins share a genomic window:
- the nusB gene encoding transcription antitermination factor NusB, whose amino-acid sequence MSARTKARKRALDILFSADVRGDEVAVALAAEAKRAASEPAREASWLYAREVVDGIIDHRDEIDELITTHSRDWKLERMPAVDRALLRIGVWEILFNAEVPTAVAIDEAVELAKEFSTDDSGAFVHGVLARVSRAA is encoded by the coding sequence GTGAGCGCCCGTACGAAGGCGCGCAAGCGCGCACTCGACATCCTGTTCTCCGCCGACGTCCGTGGCGACGAGGTCGCCGTGGCTCTTGCCGCAGAGGCGAAGCGAGCCGCGAGCGAACCCGCCCGCGAGGCCTCCTGGCTGTACGCCCGCGAGGTCGTGGACGGCATCATCGACCACCGTGACGAGATCGACGAGCTCATCACGACGCACAGCCGCGACTGGAAGCTCGAGCGGATGCCCGCGGTCGACCGTGCGCTGCTGCGCATCGGCGTCTGGGAGATCCTGTTCAACGCCGAGGTGCCGACGGCCGTCGCCATCGATGAGGCGGTCGAGCTCGCCAAGGAGTTCTCCACCGACGACTCGGGCGCGTTCGTGCACGGTGTGCTCGCCCGCGTGTCTCGCGCGGCCTGA